The Solanum lycopersicum chromosome 6, SLM_r2.1 genome has a window encoding:
- the PIP2-4 gene encoding aquaporin PIP2-4 yields MTKEVTDFSAKDYTDPPPAPLVDFEELRQWSFYRAIIAEFIATLLFLYVTILTVIGYKHQADVDAGGDVCGGVGILGIAWAFGGMIFILVYCTAGISGGHINPAVTFGLFLARKVSLIRAVLYMVAQCLGAICGVGFVKAFQSAYYNRYGGGVNVMAGGHSKGVGLGAEIIGTFVLVYTVFSATDPKRNARDSHVPVLAPLPIGFAVFMVHLATIPVTGTGINPARSFGAAVIFNGDKAWDEHWIFWVGPFIGAFIAAFYHQFVLRAGAIKALGSFRSTA; encoded by the exons ATGACTAAAGAAGTAACAGATTTTTCAGCAAAAGACTATACTGACCCTCCACCAGCGCCATTAGTAGACTTTGAAGAATTAAGACAATGGTCATTTTACAGGGCTATTATTGCTGAATTTATAGCCACTTTGTTGTTCCTTTATGTTACTATTTTGACAGTAATTGGTTACAAACACCAAGCAGATGTAGATGCTGGAGGTGATGTTTGCGGTGGAGTTGGTATTCTTGGTATTGCTTGGGCTTTTGGTGGCATGATTTTCATTCTTGTCTACTGCACCGCCGGTATCTCTG GAGGACACATCAACCCAGCAGTGACATTTGGGCTGTTTTTGGCAAGAAAAGTATCACTAATCAGAGCAGTATTGTACATGGTAGCACAATGTTTGGGTGCCATTTGTGGTGTTGGGTTTGTCAAAGCTTTTCAATCAGCTTATTATAATAgatatggtggtggtgttaatGTCATGGCTGGTGGTCATAGCAAGGGTGTTGGATTAGGTGCTGAAATCATTGGTACCTTTGTTTTGGTCTACACTGTCTTCTCTGCCACTGACCCCAAGAGGAATGCCAGAGACTCCCACGTACCC GTGTTGGCACCTCTTCCAATTGGATTTGCTGTGTTCATGGTACATTTAGCCACTATACCAGTTACTGGAACTGGCATTAATCCAGCTAGGAGTTTTGGTGCTGCTGTTATTTTCAATGGTGACAAGGCGTGGGACGAACATTGGATTTTCTGGGTTGGTCCATTTATTGGAGCGTTCATCGCGGCCTTCTACCACCAGTTTGTCCTCCGTGCAGGCGCAATTAAAGCTCTAGGTTCATTCAGGAGCACTGCCTGA